The Dyadobacter sandarakinus DNA window TTGGTTGGCAGATACTGCATTTTTAAATATTTATTAAAAAAAAACTTATTCCGCAGGTAAGCATCAGCAACTTACAGGTTACATCTGAATATTTTCTTGTAGAATTACATCAGTTAGGCGCGAAATTTATACTATATAGGATACCGAGGTAAAGAGTTATGTGGGAAAAGACAGCAAATGGTCCTGATAGGACCTTTTGTTGTTTTCAGGCGTTTGTTACCATTGTTTTAGTTTGCTAGGCTTACGGATTTGGTTAACTTACATGATCATCAAAAACGGCTGAATATGAATTCCTTAAAGAAACTTTCACTGGTAGCTGCGGTTCTGTTGCTGGGATCATTCACCGCTTTGCACCACGGTTGGGCCGATTACGATCAAACCAAGCCCATTGATTTCAAAACAAAAATTGACGAATCGGTTTATGAAAATCCGCATGTACTGGCCAAAGTGAAGTACAAAAAAGAGACAGTTACCGTCTTTCTTGCACCCACCAGCCGCATGTCTGACCGGGGCTTAACTGCTGATATGATCAAAAAAGGGACCTCTGTGCGCCTTGTTGCATATCCTCATAAAACCGACAAAAATGAAATGCGGGCCGAACGCATATTTGTCGACGGCAACAAATACGAACTCCGGTAGTGGAAGCCGAGCTGCTCACCTGGCTCGAAAAGTCGTCCTGGGCAGTGGGCATCAGGCAGTCACTCTGGCTGTACCCGGCATTGGAGATCGTCCATATACTCGGTATTGTCATGCTGGCTGGCGCCGCTTTCCTGTTTGACCTTCGCCTGCTGGGCTACTCCCGGAACATCCCGGTAACTGCACTTGCAAGGCATGTGCTGCCATGGTCGGCGCGCGGACTGATTTTGATCGTTCCTTCGGGCCTGCTGCTTTTTATTACCAATGCACAATCGCTCGGAAATGACCCGGTGTTCTGGACCAAGCTGCTGCTCATCGTACTAGCCGGGATCAATGCAGCCGTTTTTCACCAGGTTATTTCTAAAAAAGCGGAAGCCATGCATGCCGGGAATGTTCCCGCCGCTGCAAAGATTTTCGCTGTAATTTCCCTGACCGCCTGGATTGCTGTAATTGCCTGCGGAAGGCTGCTTGCGTATTGAAAAACCACAAATTACATGGTGTAGCTCGGCATCGAGCATTTTTTGAATTAACTTTGCACCATAATTCGATACTATGATTTACTTCTTTGCTGACGAACAGGATACTGTTTTTGCACTCCAAATAGAACGAACGCTAACTGCCACAGACACGTCGAAACTTACATGGCTTTTTGGCGGCGCTGAACTCCGGGATGAGACTGTCATCACGGAGTTTTTTGTTGGTCCCCGTGCTGCCATGGTCACGCCATGGAGCACCAATGCCGTAGAGATCACCCAGAATATGGACATTCAGGGTGTGATCCGGATAGAGCAGTTCAGGCGGGTGAACTTCACTTACGATGAGTTTGATCCGATGCTCTCGCAGAAGTACAGCGAGCTTAACCAGGAGATCTTTACCATCGATATCAAGCCGGAGCCGATCCAGAAAATCGCCGATATCGGCGCTTATAACAGGCTGGAAGGATTGTCCCTGAGCAAGGACGAGGTGGACTACCTCAACAACCTTTCACAAAAAATCGGCCGTAAGCTTACCGACTCGGAGGTTTTCGGCTTCTCCCAGGTTAACTCGGAACATTGCAGGCACAAGATATTCAACGGCACATTTGTAATTGACGGGGAAGAAAAGCCATTGTCGCTCTTTAAGCTGATCCGGAAAACTTCCGAGACCAATCCCAATTCCATTGTTTCTGCATATAAGGACAACGTGGCATTTGTGAAAGGTCCGGTTGTGGAGCAATTTGCGCCCAAACGCGCTGATGTTCCCGATTTTTATGCAAAAAAGGAATTTGAATCGGTATTGTCCCTGAAAGCGGAAACCCACAATTTCCCTACTACTGTAGAGCCTTTCAATGGTGCTGCCACAGGGTCCGGCGGTGAAATCCGCGACCGGCTGGCGGGAGGCCAGGGTTCTGTACCGCTGGCCGGAACAGCCGTATACATGACAGCCCTTTCGCGCCTCACTAATGACCGGCACTGGGAGCGGGGCATGGCGGAGCGTAAGTGGCTCTATCAAACACCGATGGACATCCTGATCAAGGCGTCCAATGGTGCGACAGACTTCGGTAACAAATTTGGTCAGCCGCTGATTGCCGGTTCCGTACTCACATTTGAACATGAAGAAAATGGCCGCAAGCTGGGTTACGATAAAGTAATTATGCAGGCAGGCGGCATTGGTTACGGCAAAGCCGATCAGGCCAAAAAACTTTCGCCTCAACCCGGAGACCAGATTGTAGTGATGGGAGGCGAGAATTACAGGATCGGGATGGGCGGCGCGGCCGTATCATCAGCCGATACCGGGGCATTGGGATCGGGTATCGAACTGAATGCGATCCAGCGCTCTAATCCTGAAATGCAGAAGCGCGTGGCCAATGCCGTACGTGCACTGGTTGAAAGCGATAATAATACAATTATATCCATCCACGATCACGGTGCAGGCGGGCACCTGAACTGCTTGTCGGAGCTGGTGGAGGAAACAGGCGGCAAGATCGACCTGGACAAGCTGCCGGTTGGTGATCCCACACTTTCTGCCAAAGAAATCATCGGCAATGAATCCCAGGAACGTATGGGACTGGTGATCAGTGCTGAAAACCTTGAAACACTCAAACGCATAGCTGATCGCGAGCGCGCTCCCCTGTATACCGTGGGAGAGGTTACGGGGGATCACCGTTTTACTTTTGAATCGGCAAGTACCGGCGTAAAGCCCATGGACCTGGATCTGAGCGACATGTTCGGGAGCTCGCCCAAGGTTATTATGCAGGATAAAACGGTAAAACAGGAATATGCAGCCATCATTTACCTGCCGACGCAGGTCAATGAATTTCTGGAAAACGTATTGCAGCTGGAAGCCGTCGCCTGTAAAGACTGGCTTACCAACAAGGTTGACCGTTGCGTTGGTGGCCACGTGGCCAAGCAGCAATGCGTGGGACCTCTTCAGTTACCGCTGAACAATGTAGGTGTGATGGCCCTTGACTTCCGGGGAAAGGATGGTATTGCCACATCTATCGGGCATGCGCCGCTTTCTGCATTGATCGACCCTGCGGCAGGTAGCCGCAACGCCATCGCAGAGGCACTCTCCAACATTATCTGGGCTCCTTTGAAAGATGGCCTGGAAAGTGTGTCATTGTCGGCCAACTGGATGTGGGCGTGTAAAAATGAAGGTGAAGACGCACGTTTATACCAGGCCGTTCAGGCCTGCTCCGATTTTGCGATTAGTCTGGGCATCAATATCCCGACAGGAAAGGATTCGCTTTCCATGAAGCAGAAGTACAAGGGCGACGAGGTGATTGCACCGGGAACCGTCATTATTTCGGCTGCCGGACATTGCGATAACATCAGGGCTGTGGTAGAGCCGGTTTTGCAAAAAGACGGAGGCGCGGTTTACTACATCAATCTATCCGGCGACAGCTATAAACTGGGCGGTTCGTCCCTGGGACAGATCGTCAATAAAATAGGATCGGAAACACCGGATGTGATCGATGCCGCGAAGTTTAAAATAACATTCAACGCCATTCAGGACCTGATCAAAAATGGTCAGATTCAGGCCGGACACGATATCGGCAGCGGCGGACTGGTTACTACCTTGCTCGAAATGTGCTTTGCAGACAGGGAACTTGGCCTTGAAGTGGATCTGACCACATTGGGCAGCGCAGATACGATCACGAAGCTTTTTGCGGAAAACATCGGCATCGTATTCCAGGCCGGAAGCGACATTGAAGCCCTGCTGACCGAAAAGGAAATTGAGTTTCATAAACTGGGAAATGTACTTACGACCGCGGAGTTTAAGCTTAAAGATGGCTCCGAAGAGTGGGCTTTCGACATAGAGAAGCTACGCGATATCTGGTTTAAGACATCGTACCTGCTGGATAAAAAACAGAGTGGCGATGTGCTGGCCAAGGAACGCTATGATAACTACAAAAATCACCTGCTGAAATATAACTTCCCGGCGCATTTCGACGGAGCAAGACCTCAGATCAGCGAAACCAATGCACGCCCGAAAGCTGCAATCCTTCGTGAAAAAGGCAGCAACTCCGAGCGGGAACTGGCCAATGCCATGTACCTGGCAGGTTTTGATGTGAAAGACGTGCACATGACTGACCTTATTTCCGGACGTGAGACGTTGGAAGATATCCAGTTTCTGGGTGCAGTAGGAGGGTTTTCCAACTCCGATGTACTCGGGTCAGCCAAGGGTTGGGCGGGCGCGTTTTTGTACAATGAAAAGGCAAGAGTAGCGCTGGAAAATTTCTTCAAGCGGGACGATACCCTTTCGGTAGGGATATGCAATGGTTGTCAGCTGTTTATAGAGCTTAACCTGATCAATCCCGAGCACGAATATCCGTCCAAAATGCTGCACAATGAGAGCGGGAAGCACGAGAGTATCTTTACCTCGCTGGTTGTTCAGGAAAATAATTCCGTCATGCTGTCGACCCTGGCGGGAAGTACGCTGGGCGTTTGGGTATCGCATGGAGAAGGACGTTTTTACCTGCCTCACGAAGAGGAGGATTACGGCATTGTAGCCAAATATGCATACCATACCTACCCGGCTGCTCCCAATGGATCAGACTTCCTGGCGGCTATGCTTTGTGACAAAACCGGCCGTCACCTCGTAACCATGCCGCACATCGAGCGTTCGCTCTTCCAGTGGCACTGGCCGCATTACCCGGCTGGCCGCAAGGACGAAGTAAGTCCGTGGATGGAGGCATTTGTGAATGCCAGGAAGTGGATTGAGGGGAGAAGGGAGTAGGAGGAAAAGGAGGAAGGGAGAGTGACGAGAATAGTGTCGATAGTGGCCCGCTGCGGATTTTTCTGGCAGCGGGCTTTTTTGTTGCGGGTTATTTTCTCACATATACCTCCCGGATCTCTCGGTTGATGCCGAGGCTGTCGATCTTCTCCTCGCCCGTCTGGATGATGGTATCTCCATGCATGCGAAGCTTGAATTGAAAGTCATGGTTTTCCCATTCCCGGTAGTTGCAGTACTGCAGCTTTTCGGTGTAATCTTCTCCTTTTAAGGTGTAAGTCCCCGCACCCGCAGAAAATACCGCTGAATCGCCTTTTCCCTGCCGGGTGTCGTGTTTCATGAAAGTGAAATGCGTGTCGGTGAACGTCTTGATCATTTCCTCGTCCTTCACCGGAAAAGTGTCAACGGTATCACCTTTTTCGATGATCTGGCTGGAATGCAGGAACCAGGTACCGGCGAGGGTTTGTGGTTGGGATGTGGTGCCGGTTTCAGGCTTGGAGTTGCAGCTGGCAGTTAAAGCCAGCAGAGCCGCAAAGGAGAGGTATCTGATGTGCATGGTTAGTTAAAATGAATTTTCTCACATAAAAGGATCTGAGTCATTTTGTCTACCGGAATACCTTTTACTCCTTCGTTTACTCCCGCAGTTACTCCCTCAATGCACCAGATTATCACCTGAGTTTGGTATGATCTGTAAATGAAATGCAAAACATGAGTTGTCCGATATTTTCGGGCAACTCATGTTTAAGCAGCCATCTTTATTGAATTTTTCAGATAGTCGTTACAGTCCTGAAAAATACCCCCATCCCCATTTGCATCGAAAAACATTTCTCCCGAATATGCGCATTCCCAAAAAATGCGCGTAAAATGAAAAAGCTCAGAAGTATTGCCCTGTTATGGTGTGGATCAGGCGAAAGCCCCAAGGCGCTTACGCGAGCGCGGGACACCTAAGACAGGGCATTTATTTTTTTATCCATCCCAAAAAACGCGTTTTATGTACAATCAAACAACCGAAGCCGACTCTGCCGACGCCCGGTCCGACGATGCGGAAATTCTCGCTTATGGCCGGCAGGTCAAGGAGTTGCTGAGTGCCAGCCCGGCCGATACCTGGTGTGAGCATCTCTGGGCCATGTACGGCGGCTACGTGCTTGCCCAGAAAGAACTCGGCTACAATGCCCAGACTGCCGATGTATTCTGGTCTTTTCGGGATTTGCTGTTTTTCTTTCAGGAGAAGAGGGGCAGGGATTAATGATTGAATGATTGAATGACTGAATGATTGATTGAGTGAGTGAGTGAATTGCTTGACGTTCCTTTTGAAATTGCTTTCATGTGGATTTACTGACGATGTTTTTTCTCTCTTCTATTTGGCTTTGCAGGATTGTCGCTTCATATTACCAGAGGGTTGATGTTTGATACCCTGTACCATCTCAAACTAATTAGCACAATATCCAATGTCCAACAACAATCCCCAGCTCATCACGACCATCCAAACCAGCCTCTTTCAGCAATTTGAAGCGGGGCTTATTACGCTGGGCAATGCCATAGAACGGTGTCCGCAGCAATTGTGGAATACGAAAAAGCGCTTTTTCTACATTGCCTATCATGCGCTGATCCTTGCTGAATACTATCTGACCATCCCTGCACCGGAAACATTTCATGCCATTTTACCATTTTCCTTTACTGAGCCTGACGAAATTCCGGACGGTGTTGTAGGGGATATGGTGCCCGATAAGCATTACACCCAGCCCGAAATGCTCGGGTATGTAGAGGAAGTCCGGGCGAAATGCCGGGAGACCATCTTCGGGCTATCTGAGGAAAACATCAGTGAGCGTTGGATTGAGCCGGGCGGCGAGATGGATTATGCCGCACTCGAAATCCTGATCTACAACCTGCGGCACGTACAGCACCATGCGGCGCAGCTTAACCTGCTTTTGCGCCAGGAGGCAGGGATGGGGAGTGAGTGGGTGTTTAGGGGAGGGGAATAGTTAATGATTGAATGAGTGAATGACTGAATGACTGAATTAGTGAGTGAGTGAGTGAGTGAGTGAGTGAGTGAGTGAGTGAGTGAGTGAGTGAGTGAGTGAGTGAGTGAGTGAGTGAGTGAGTGTTTTTTCAGGTTAGTATAGGTGCTGGCAGTGGATGCAGAAGTAGCTTCTTCGCTTTGTCTTGCCGAGGTATTCCTTGTGGAATGGAACCAGGCAGCGTGGACAGATTTTCTTTGTATGTGCCTCCCAATGCTGCTTTAAGGTCAATTCCTTTTTCCACTTCAGGAAATCGAAAGCGTACATGCGCTCACCCTCCACCAGTTCGTGCAGCTTTTCATCAGGTAGGTCGCCCAATCGCGAGAGTGGGTGTACGTGGGTGCGGAATAGTACCTCATTTTTAAAAATATTACCACTGCCTGAAAAGATGTTCTGATCCAGCAATGCATCGCACACCAGCATTTTCGGATTTTGTTTTAGCTTTTCGAAGGCTTTTTGTCCATCCCATTGCTCCGACATGATGTCGGCAGACCAGTCGTAAATCGATTCCGCAGGTGCGTCGAGGATCTTGACGGAGCACGAATAGAAGTTGAGCTCGGCATCGTCAAAGATCAGGCTCAGGCGTGGCGGTGACTTTTTCTGCTCATTGATCAGGTGGCTGCCAAAAAGCATAAAATGGATCCGCAGCGTGAAATCATCAAAGCACACCAGAAAATGCTTGCCCCATGACCTGAACTCCCGTACCGGGTGAGTGGTCAATTCGTTCGTATCAACTGTGGTATTACCCTCCACAAGCCGGATCAGCTGACCTTCCAGGTGCAGCTTCTCAACAGCTTCGCGAAGTATGACAATAGATGGACCTTCCGGCATAATGCTTCAAATTCCCTTTTCCGATCAACAATAATGCCAGTTTTCTTGCCGAATCCATTGGACTGTGGTTAGAATGAGCCTGCGGTGCCCTTTGCAGGATATAACCTGACAGCCCCATGCCGCACCGTTTCCGCAAGTTCATTCCATTATTATTGCTGCTCCTGACAGCCCTCGCACCGGCTCCGCGAAAAGTAACCTGGGTAGCGATCGGCGACTCCATAACCTATCTCAATGATCACCAGGACGAAACGGGCAACCGCGTGACCGAAGGTTATCTTACGCGCATCACCAGGCAGCACCCGAATGTGCAATACATCAATCAGGGGCATAATGGGTGGACATCGGTGAACATTGCCACACGCATTGATTCCATCGGTCTGGTTCAGGCGGATGTATATACGGTTTTTTTGGGTACCAATGACTGGTGGCAGGGAAAAACGCTGGGCACAATCCGCGATTTTGAGGAAAATACGGGTACAGGCACTGTACATGGCTCTTTCAGGATTATTCTGGATAAACTTAAAACACTCAATAAAAAAGCACAAGTAATCCTGATCACGCCCATGCAGCGGGGTGATTTTGTATATATAAATAACTTCAGAAATAATGCATTTGGCTCATACAAGCCTAAAAACGGCAGGACACTCGAAGAGTTCGTCAATGCTGTTGTGGAAATTGGCAGGCATGAAAAGCTCGGAATCGTGGATCTTTACCACGATAGCGGCATCACGCAGGATAATATGGTCAACTTTAAGAGGCTGCGGCAGCCGGGGACTGGCAGCTACGAAAACTACCGCTATCCCGGCTACATTGACGTACCATTTGATCCGGAAAAAGATGAGTACCCGTATCCTGCCGATGCCGTGAATATGACCTACGACGGCCTGCATCCTTCCGACAAGGGTTATGAAGTGATCGCACGTATGCTGGCCGAAAAATGGAAAGGACTTTAGTGCGTTTCGCCCTCGCTGACATATAGCTTGAGATCGGCAAGCAGCTTGTACATCGCATTGTTAACAGATTCGTTATCAGCTTTCAGCGCTTTTATTTCATCCTCGATATCCGACTTTTTTCTGCGGCCGGACTCAATCTTCAACGCCTGCTCACGGGCCGTAATCAGGTCATTGTCTTTCACGCCGAGCTTCTCGGGGCTGTGCGTGGTCGACACACCGTCGAGGTTGCTGATGCGGATGTTCAGCAGCTTATCGGCGCAATCGATGGTCATGTCATAGCGCACGTACTCAAATTTGGAAGTAAGTACCTGTGCATAGCTGGTCAGCACGATCCGCCCGGCATCAGCGGCTTCCAGCGTAACCACATTTTCATAGTTACCGAATGCTCTTACAACCCATTCCTGTGCTTTTTTAAAGATGGAATCTTTGGGCAGGTCGGGCTTTGCAACGTCGGAGTAGTACACGTTTTTGTCTTTGTCAAGGGGCAGGACACCATCCTGGGCATAACCGGCGGACCCTGTAAAGAAGAATATGAATGCAAGAATGTATTTCAAAATGCAGATTGGAATGTAGGGCGGTAAAAATAACGGATTTTGTTTGCGCGCCACTACATGTACATTGAGTAGGTACAATGTTTGCAGGCCTTTTTGATCAAAAACTGTACACTTATGGGAAAAGGTAAAGATCTTTTTGGACATTATAATGACCTTGCAAAAGAAAAAGGACCGGGTACGGCTGAGTGTACCTATGCAAGCGTACTCTTCCAGGCATTGCTGATGCTCGGCGAAAGAAAAGTGTTTGAAATGCTTGAAGAGGCTGAACAGACCGGCAAGCACCTCGCGCTGGACTACTCCGAAAACCGCGATGGAGTACCCAGGGGAGTAGTGCTGGTATGAACTAGCCGTGGCGGGGCGTCACATACGTTGCTTCAAGCAATATTCTGAAACAATCAGCAATTTCGTTCAGCCCTGCGCGAAAGGAAACTACCTCGTCGGCACCTGCCCGTAGGTAGGCATTCCTGGTTTCCTGCTCCTCAAATGGCAGGTACACAAGAAATTTCGAAAGCGGACGCAACGCCTTTACCTTGCTCAGCCAGGTAAAGCCATCCTGTTCGTCATCGTGGATGCCTATAAAAACAAGATCAAAATTTTCCTCTTCCAATGCATCGAAAGCTGCATCCTTGTTGGCAACCTGGTGTATTGCTGCGTCTGGAAAATGTGTTTCAATCAGGAATTTCAATCCAAACTGAATCAGGGCCTGATTATCAATAGTTAAAAACTTCATTGTGAAGGTGAGCAGAAAAAGATTAGCAAAATGAAGCGATCAGGCGGCATTTGTTGCGCACCTCACTTACAATGGAGGAAAAAAACAGAATCTGGTGGCATGACTCTGGCAGCACAGACACAGGCGGGAGCGGGAACAGACAGGCAGCTTCATAGGTTATTGTCATAGAGGGGTTCAAATTTACTAAGTATAGCACGTTGAGACAGAGTGGGGTAGCAATAGAACTTTTGCCAGTTTCCTAAAATTAAAAATTTTTAAAATCATCCTGAGTAGTTACGTAAAAAAAAATAGGCCAGAGAAACGGCAGTTGACGGTCCCGCACTGACCGGTGACGTTTATTGGTACGGAATTTTTGCGAAAATCGCTGTTCTCTTGCTAAAAGAGCACAAGTACCCGCTAAAATCCATACTATGCTATCCGACAGGGATCTTTTCAGTTACCGCTTATTTTTGCTTGTTAGAAAATTCAACCGCTCATTTACACAAATTTTCGGGCTGCTGTGCACATTGTGTATTTTCAATGTTGCGGCACTTGCCCAGGACTCTGCTGCCAGTTCGCCCAGGCAGCCCCTCGCCACAGTCATCCCCGATACCCTGCTGTTCAAAATTGAGCAGGCACAAGCCGCAGTCACGCAGATCAATGCGGCCAACAAAAAAGGTTATAACAGCCAGGGAATTATCAACGACCTGAAAACCGCCCGCTCAAATGTGCGTCAGATCGAGGAAGCGATCAGCGTGGCAAAGCCTGTTCCCGATAGTAAAAACCTGGCCAATTACCGGCTCATGCTGACGGATGTTCAGCAAAAAACGGCCACCTGGCGCCGGCAGCTTTCCAGGTACAATGCGGAGCTGCAAAAAATGTCAACCGATGTGATCGAGTTTGGCAGGGATTCGCTGCTGGCCGTAAAAAGCGGCGACTCCACACAGCGCAAGCTGTATTACAGGCAAATCCGCGATCTGAGGTTCAAGTTGCAGGAAGCTGGCAAAGTAACCACGGCCAATCTGGATACGGTGAGCAACCTGCTGGCCGATGTTTCGGAAGTGTATTTTGCCGCCAATGAACTGAGTAACAATATCAATGAATTTATCAAAGAGTCGGGGCGCAACCTGCTGGGTAAGGAAACCAGCTATCTTTGGAATGCACCTCAGCAGGACGAAACGGCCAAGGTGGACAAGCTGGTACGCGTATCCTATTCCGGTCAGAATAAAGTATTGAGGTACTTCATCCAGTCAACCTGGGACAACAGGATCTTTCTCCTGCTCATCTGTATCGGGTTTTTTGCATGGATTTACATCAATTACAGCTTTGCCGAAACTGCCCGGCTACGCAAGGATGTAGGTGAGCTCGACTTCAAGTTTATCAGCCATAAGCCCTTTCTGGCCACCCTTATTTTTCTGTTCAATATCACGCCGCTTTTTGAGCCGCGTGCTCCGTCCGTGTATATCGAGCTCAACCAGTTTCTGCTGCTGCTGACACTCACGGTATTCTTTCTCAAACAACTCCCGCGTACCCAGCTTGCATGGTGGTTTTCGGTCCTCTTGCTGTATGTACTTACTGCTGTCGCCAATGTTGCCGTCAACGAGTCCTTTTTTCTGCGCACCGCTTTGGTTGCCCTCAACGTAGGTTCTATTTTCTTTGGGTCAAAATTCTTCCGCCAGATACGGCACGTTACCCTGGAAGAGCGTTTTATCAGGCCGGTGGTGATCATTTACATTGCGCTGCATGTACTGTCCATTGTGCTGAACATCCTCGGTCGTCTTACGCTCGCCAAGGCATTCAGCATTACTGCCCTCAGTGGCCTGGTGCAGGTAGTGGGGCTGGCCGTATTTGTTCATACCATTACCGAAGCGCTTGAACTGCATATCCGCGTAAGCTCGGCTTCAAAGCGCCTTTTTTCCCGGATCAGCATTCAGAAAAGCCGCATGTACTCACAGCGTGCCTTGTCATTTGTGTCCGTAGTACTCTGGCTGCTCGTTTTTTGTATCAATCTGAACATTATCTCGTCTGTTTTTGACTTCCTGACCAGCATCCTGGAAAAACCCAGGACTTTCGGCAGTGTCACCTTTACACTTGAAAATGTGCTGTTTTTCAGCATCATCATCTGGATTTCAAATAGTTTGCAGAAAAACGTGGCCTTCCTGTTTTCAGGTTCGGATACCGGCTTTACGGGTGAAACCGTGCACCGCGGCTCCAAAATGGCGTTGCTGCGCCTGGTTATTCTGGTAGTAGGATTCCTCATTGCCGTCACCGTGTCAGGGGTGCCGCTCAGCAAAATCACCGTACTGATCGGTGCATTGGGTGTCGGTATCGGACTGGGTATGCAGAACATCGTCAACAACTTTGTATCCGGTATCATCCTGATTTTTGAAAAACCGTTTACCATTGGCGACTACATTGAGCTGGCCGACAAAAAAGGAAAGGTACTCGATATCGGGATCAGGTCCAGCAGGATGCTTACGCCACAGGGATCGCGGGTAATCATCCCCAATGGTGACCTGCTGTCGGGCAGGCTCGTGAACTACACCACCAGTGATGCGCGCCTGAAAACCGAAATAACTTTCAAAATCAGTTCGGAAGCGGATATTACACACGTAAAAAAGGTCATCGAGGATATCATAGAC harbors:
- a CDS encoding DUF6152 family protein, with the translated sequence MNSLKKLSLVAAVLLLGSFTALHHGWADYDQTKPIDFKTKIDESVYENPHVLAKVKYKKETVTVFLAPTSRMSDRGLTADMIKKGTSVRLVAYPHKTDKNEMRAERIFVDGNKYELR
- a CDS encoding DUF6644 family protein translates to MEAELLTWLEKSSWAVGIRQSLWLYPALEIVHILGIVMLAGAAFLFDLRLLGYSRNIPVTALARHVLPWSARGLILIVPSGLLLFITNAQSLGNDPVFWTKLLLIVLAGINAAVFHQVISKKAEAMHAGNVPAAAKIFAVISLTAWIAVIACGRLLAY
- the purL gene encoding phosphoribosylformylglycinamidine synthase, whose translation is MIYFFADEQDTVFALQIERTLTATDTSKLTWLFGGAELRDETVITEFFVGPRAAMVTPWSTNAVEITQNMDIQGVIRIEQFRRVNFTYDEFDPMLSQKYSELNQEIFTIDIKPEPIQKIADIGAYNRLEGLSLSKDEVDYLNNLSQKIGRKLTDSEVFGFSQVNSEHCRHKIFNGTFVIDGEEKPLSLFKLIRKTSETNPNSIVSAYKDNVAFVKGPVVEQFAPKRADVPDFYAKKEFESVLSLKAETHNFPTTVEPFNGAATGSGGEIRDRLAGGQGSVPLAGTAVYMTALSRLTNDRHWERGMAERKWLYQTPMDILIKASNGATDFGNKFGQPLIAGSVLTFEHEENGRKLGYDKVIMQAGGIGYGKADQAKKLSPQPGDQIVVMGGENYRIGMGGAAVSSADTGALGSGIELNAIQRSNPEMQKRVANAVRALVESDNNTIISIHDHGAGGHLNCLSELVEETGGKIDLDKLPVGDPTLSAKEIIGNESQERMGLVISAENLETLKRIADRERAPLYTVGEVTGDHRFTFESASTGVKPMDLDLSDMFGSSPKVIMQDKTVKQEYAAIIYLPTQVNEFLENVLQLEAVACKDWLTNKVDRCVGGHVAKQQCVGPLQLPLNNVGVMALDFRGKDGIATSIGHAPLSALIDPAAGSRNAIAEALSNIIWAPLKDGLESVSLSANWMWACKNEGEDARLYQAVQACSDFAISLGINIPTGKDSLSMKQKYKGDEVIAPGTVIISAAGHCDNIRAVVEPVLQKDGGAVYYINLSGDSYKLGGSSLGQIVNKIGSETPDVIDAAKFKITFNAIQDLIKNGQIQAGHDIGSGGLVTTLLEMCFADRELGLEVDLTTLGSADTITKLFAENIGIVFQAGSDIEALLTEKEIEFHKLGNVLTTAEFKLKDGSEEWAFDIEKLRDIWFKTSYLLDKKQSGDVLAKERYDNYKNHLLKYNFPAHFDGARPQISETNARPKAAILREKGSNSERELANAMYLAGFDVKDVHMTDLISGRETLEDIQFLGAVGGFSNSDVLGSAKGWAGAFLYNEKARVALENFFKRDDTLSVGICNGCQLFIELNLINPEHEYPSKMLHNESGKHESIFTSLVVQENNSVMLSTLAGSTLGVWVSHGEGRFYLPHEEEDYGIVAKYAYHTYPAAPNGSDFLAAMLCDKTGRHLVTMPHIERSLFQWHWPHYPAGRKDEVSPWMEAFVNARKWIEGRRE
- a CDS encoding lipocalin-like domain-containing protein; this translates as MHIRYLSFAALLALTASCNSKPETGTTSQPQTLAGTWFLHSSQIIEKGDTVDTFPVKDEEMIKTFTDTHFTFMKHDTRQGKGDSAVFSAGAGTYTLKGEDYTEKLQYCNYREWENHDFQFKLRMHGDTIIQTGEEKIDSLGINREIREVYVRK
- a CDS encoding DinB family protein → MSNNNPQLITTIQTSLFQQFEAGLITLGNAIERCPQQLWNTKKRFFYIAYHALILAEYYLTIPAPETFHAILPFSFTEPDEIPDGVVGDMVPDKHYTQPEMLGYVEEVRAKCRETIFGLSEENISERWIEPGGEMDYAALEILIYNLRHVQHHAAQLNLLLRQEAGMGSEWVFRGGE
- a CDS encoding DNA-formamidopyrimidine glycosylase family protein, whose translation is MPEGPSIVILREAVEKLHLEGQLIRLVEGNTTVDTNELTTHPVREFRSWGKHFLVCFDDFTLRIHFMLFGSHLINEQKKSPPRLSLIFDDAELNFYSCSVKILDAPAESIYDWSADIMSEQWDGQKAFEKLKQNPKMLVCDALLDQNIFSGSGNIFKNEVLFRTHVHPLSRLGDLPDEKLHELVEGERMYAFDFLKWKKELTLKQHWEAHTKKICPRCLVPFHKEYLGKTKRRSYFCIHCQHLY
- a CDS encoding SGNH/GDSL hydrolase family protein, whose product is MPHRFRKFIPLLLLLLTALAPAPRKVTWVAIGDSITYLNDHQDETGNRVTEGYLTRITRQHPNVQYINQGHNGWTSVNIATRIDSIGLVQADVYTVFLGTNDWWQGKTLGTIRDFEENTGTGTVHGSFRIILDKLKTLNKKAQVILITPMQRGDFVYINNFRNNAFGSYKPKNGRTLEEFVNAVVEIGRHEKLGIVDLYHDSGITQDNMVNFKRLRQPGTGSYENYRYPGYIDVPFDPEKDEYPYPADAVNMTYDGLHPSDKGYEVIARMLAEKWKGL
- a CDS encoding DUF4468 domain-containing protein, with amino-acid sequence MKYILAFIFFFTGSAGYAQDGVLPLDKDKNVYYSDVAKPDLPKDSIFKKAQEWVVRAFGNYENVVTLEAADAGRIVLTSYAQVLTSKFEYVRYDMTIDCADKLLNIRISNLDGVSTTHSPEKLGVKDNDLITAREQALKIESGRRKKSDIEDEIKALKADNESVNNAMYKLLADLKLYVSEGETH
- a CDS encoding response regulator, which produces MKFLTIDNQALIQFGLKFLIETHFPDAAIHQVANKDAAFDALEEENFDLVFIGIHDDEQDGFTWLSKVKALRPLSKFLVYLPFEEQETRNAYLRAGADEVVSFRAGLNEIADCFRILLEATYVTPRHG